Proteins encoded within one genomic window of Candidatus Berkiella cookevillensis:
- a CDS encoding DsbE family thiol:disulfide interchange protein, translating to MKEIEAMMSEPKKKRFLQGNLWLVWLLFIILVIFLAKGLRLNPNLLPSQMIDKPFPVFNLKSVHDKKMIQNSDILGKPCLVHVWATWCGVCLDEHQELINIQNKWHPTIYSVSYKDQPERVLKWLSDNGDPYKLHINDNMGRLALDLGVYGTPETYVLDGNGVIKFRYVGGLNTNRFEKEILPIIQQLETQMAVKNQQVG from the coding sequence ATGAAAGAAATAGAAGCTATGATGTCTGAACCGAAAAAAAAGCGTTTTTTACAAGGAAATTTGTGGCTTGTCTGGTTGTTGTTTATCATTTTGGTTATTTTTTTAGCTAAGGGTTTGCGCCTAAATCCTAATCTATTGCCATCGCAGATGATTGATAAGCCTTTTCCTGTCTTCAATCTGAAAAGTGTGCATGATAAAAAAATGATTCAAAATAGCGATATACTAGGTAAGCCTTGTCTCGTGCATGTTTGGGCAACTTGGTGTGGTGTCTGTCTTGATGAACATCAAGAATTGATCAACATCCAAAATAAATGGCATCCAACTATCTACAGTGTGAGCTACAAAGATCAGCCAGAGCGTGTTTTAAAATGGTTGTCTGACAATGGCGATCCTTATAAATTGCATATCAATGACAATATGGGAAGATTGGCTTTAGATCTAGGGGTATATGGAACACCGGAAACCTATGTGCTTGATGGTAATGGTGTGATCAAGTTTCGTTACGTTGGTGGCTTAAATACGAATCGCTTTGAAAAAGAAATTTTGCCAATCATCCAGCAATTAGAGACACAAATGGCTGTGAAAAATCAGCAGGTAGGCTAA
- a CDS encoding heme lyase CcmF/NrfE family subunit, giving the protein MIPELGHFSLILAFCCACSLALLPIGLKAIPIDRFNAIAIKLTWLQFCLVVFSLASLFWAFYSNDFSVQYVQANAHHNLPFYYRLTALWGAHEGSMLLWVGIFCVWSYWVSKKRADLPIPVHSVLLCILGMLSVGFILFLLLTSNPFIRILPVPPVEGSDLNPLLQDPGLIVHPPLLYMGYVGLCVPFASQLCVLFFPQYGQILARWTRTWALSAWAFLTVGIVLGSYWAYYELGWGGYWFWDPVENASFMPWLVTAALVHSLIITDKRGIFQAWTVLLAIYAFALSLIGTFLVRSGVLTSVHAFAVSPERGLYILIFLSVVIATALAIFCARVHIIKNQGYFKAVSKELILLLNNLFLVAIASTILLGTLYPLFIDALFAQKISVGAPYFNAVFIPMILPLILIMGLAPNIHFYQDKLWPHIKAHAFLLILLCILCACLWFFTQSLLFCIGMGIGGWLIFATLKVGIDKYQKSMLSRSNTIGMLTAHLGVGIFILGVSLSSHLSTERDVDISVEEMVEIAPYRFRFVELKKVTGSNYEGVRAKFWVEKGGHKIKTLHPEKRYYIPRNMPMTETAIAHSPFRDLYIALSEPTTNGAWAVRIYVKPYIIWIWIGGLLIAVGAALSLLALNKSTDRKG; this is encoded by the coding sequence ATGATTCCAGAACTTGGACATTTCTCTCTCATTTTAGCATTTTGCTGTGCTTGCAGTTTGGCCTTGCTACCTATTGGTTTAAAGGCAATTCCAATTGATCGCTTCAATGCTATTGCAATAAAGCTTACTTGGCTGCAATTTTGCTTAGTTGTTTTTAGTTTAGCGAGCTTATTTTGGGCTTTTTATAGCAATGATTTTAGTGTGCAGTATGTACAAGCAAATGCACATCATAATTTGCCTTTTTATTATAGATTAACAGCTTTGTGGGGAGCACATGAAGGCTCCATGTTGTTATGGGTTGGGATTTTTTGTGTTTGGAGTTACTGGGTAAGTAAAAAACGTGCAGATTTACCTATTCCGGTTCATTCTGTTTTACTTTGTATTTTAGGTATGCTGTCTGTTGGCTTTATTTTATTTTTACTCCTCACCTCCAACCCCTTTATACGCATTTTGCCGGTGCCACCTGTAGAAGGCAGCGATTTAAATCCTTTACTGCAAGATCCTGGTTTAATTGTACATCCGCCCTTACTTTATATGGGATATGTGGGCTTGTGTGTCCCTTTTGCCTCACAATTGTGTGTCTTATTCTTTCCACAATATGGTCAAATATTAGCACGTTGGACACGTACCTGGGCTTTGAGTGCTTGGGCTTTTTTGACAGTAGGCATTGTGTTGGGAAGTTATTGGGCCTATTACGAATTAGGTTGGGGGGGCTATTGGTTCTGGGATCCAGTTGAAAATGCCTCTTTTATGCCTTGGCTTGTAACGGCTGCTTTAGTGCATTCTTTGATCATTACTGATAAGCGTGGCATTTTCCAAGCATGGACTGTTTTATTAGCAATCTATGCTTTTGCGCTTAGTTTGATCGGTACATTTTTAGTTAGAAGTGGTGTTTTAACCTCTGTTCATGCTTTTGCGGTAAGTCCAGAAAGAGGGCTTTATATTTTAATCTTTTTAAGTGTCGTGATTGCTACCGCATTAGCCATATTTTGTGCAAGAGTGCACATCATTAAGAATCAAGGCTATTTTAAAGCTGTTTCAAAAGAACTTATTTTGCTCCTAAACAATTTATTTCTGGTTGCAATTGCTAGCACTATCCTTTTAGGTACACTGTATCCATTATTTATCGATGCATTGTTTGCACAAAAAATATCTGTGGGTGCGCCTTATTTTAATGCCGTTTTTATCCCCATGATCTTGCCTTTAATTTTAATCATGGGATTGGCACCTAATATTCATTTCTATCAAGATAAGCTATGGCCACACATTAAAGCGCATGCATTCTTACTTATTCTGTTGTGTATTTTGTGTGCTTGCTTGTGGTTTTTCACTCAGTCTTTACTTTTTTGTATTGGCATGGGGATTGGGGGATGGCTTATCTTCGCAACCTTAAAAGTAGGCATTGATAAATATCAAAAGTCGATGCTGTCGCGCTCAAATACGATTGGCATGTTAACAGCGCATTTGGGCGTAGGTATTTTTATTTTAGGTGTTAGCCTCAGCAGCCATTTGAGCACTGAAAGAGATGTTGATATTTCTGTAGAGGAAATGGTTGAGATTGCACCGTATCGTTTCCGTTTTGTTGAACTCAAAAAAGTAACAGGTTCTAATTATGAGGGAGTGCGTGCAAAATTTTGGGTTGAAAAGGGAGGACATAAGATTAAAACTTTGCATCCTGAAAAGAGATATTACATACCCAGAAATATGCCAATGACAGAAACAGCGATTGCACATAGTCCATTTAGGGATTTATATATTGCCTTGTCTGAACCCACCACGAATGGAGCATGGGCGGTTCGTATTTATGTAAAACCCTATATTATTTGGATTTGGATAGGTGGTCTCTTGATTGCTGTGGGTGCAGCTTTATCTTTATTAGCACTGAATAAGTCAACGGATCGTAAAGGATGA